TCATGTGTATTGGTTTAATCTATGTCTTGAAAGGTTTTAGGTGAATGAATATACATGTATGGGAGCAGACAGTGTATGTAAATTGCTTTGTATTTCagaaaatgtatttctgtttcacCCTGGTATCTTTCTTTACGCACAGTGCTCTTCAGCAGCAAAGCATCGTAACCGTGATCCATATTTATAATCCGTGTTATCTCTCCTCTCCTAATTTGCTGCACCCCTCAGGGTTTGACATTACCCCATCGCCAGCTGCTGAATTCTTGCTAATTATGTCCAGCTGTGACGTTGAATCCTTGGAGCCACTGCTCGGTGCCCTGGAACTTGAATGCAAGATTTGTTACAATGGATTTGATACAAGGCAACACCGCCCTAAAATGCTGGGCTGTGACCATCGCATGTGTGCACGCTGCCTCAAAAAGATGGCTTACACCTGGGGATCGGGTCCACCAACCACCCTCAGCTGCCCGTTTTGCCGACAGGAAACCGCACTACCTGAAGATCTACAGCTCCTTCCAGACGATAGCTGTCTGCTTTCCAAACTTAGCTGCCACGAATGGACCAGAAGGCGTGGCTGCTCTGTGGCCCCTGAAGTGCTCCTAAGCCCTGGGGATCTATGTGGAGGTCCTAGTTCCTCCGAGTGCCTGGTTATCACTATCATGGAGGTAGCTGAAGAACCCCCAGGTCCTGGCGAGGACATGCCAGTGCTGGACATTCTTAGTGTGAAGATCTCATCCAGTTTGGCATGGCTACCTAGTTCTTGTGTCCCTCACCATTGTTGCCCATGCAGACCTGTGCCACGTGTCCTATTAGGCTTCCTGTGCCTCGTGTATTTTAGTTCACTGCCTCTTGGTGTCTATCTCCTTATGATACAGCAGCTGCCCCTTGGCATTGTTCTGGTCAGCTTAGTGCCATGCACCCTTGTACTGTGTCTATTGTGCCAATGTTTGTGCCACGAGCTAGCCGCAAGTCTATCTGACTAACCCTGGTCTTGCATTCTACCGAACTTCACCACAAGCGCCCACAAATAAGCAATGCCTGTGCATTTTGTCTGTGCTGTGTTCAATCCTGGTTTCAAACCTGTTTCATGTATGTTCCGAACTGTAGTACCAAAACTACACATTGATATTGTGTATTCGAAGGGTGACGTTTATATTGAGATATAATTAGATTTCTCACGCAGTTCagaatttttttaaagatttattaACTCATTCTGTTCTAGTTCGTTGTCTGTATGtcaaatttacatatttttttgttatagcaCCAGTCAAAAAATAGTTATATATTtatacgagagagagagagaacgttTAGTTTTGTTGAGTAAGAGAACATGCTCCAGTGATTAACATAGGAGCTGAAAGATAGAGTTGCTCACTGCAAGGCTGTCAAGAAGCATTTAAATAGGCCAGACGTGCTGATTAAAGGATACCTCAGACTGCCAATGTGTCACAATCCGTCCTATCATTGTGATGCTAAATCCCTTAAATATGCAATATTTTGGACACTGTTTGCCAATCTCTAGGACAGTGCAAAAATCTTTATGTGACCTTTATCTGTGGCAAAAGAAATAGAAGCCAAACCGACTGAAATTGatgtattataaaaatatatataaatatatataagtggttcatcacaaaaataaaaaaaaaaggtattaaaaatgacatgataataaaaataacataataaaacattGACAGTAACCTTATACTAGTGAActatgaatatttattaaagcctTGAAACGATATTTATAGAACTCATAGATCTGTTATAGAATACATTATGTGGTCATTCACTTGTTTTAGAGCCTAAATTTTCAGAATGTCTCGCCAGCTTGAAGGGGTGCCGGTAAAGGTGGCATGGGGACCACTAGCAGGGGCATTGCTAAGTGACAGTGGTTTCAATCTAAGGTTGAATTGCAGAATTCAACCCTACATCATGATCTATGTCCAACATCAACTTGTTCTATGGATACCAAATCTTTGTCTGATTTCAGAATAATACAGAAACCAATATTTACAAACCACACACACCGCACTAAACTGtttgcatttagaaaaaaaactattacccTAGAGCAATACCCCATAACAAcctatataattaaagggacacaaaacagcttagtagatatatccctaaagaaaacatacatttattactTCTGCATGTTATCTTTGGGGGtttaggaaaaaaaattaaaaacagcttgcaaaagctgcagacctgctgtctgcagcctttgcaagccctcccctccaGCAGTGACTTTCGTTGAGAAGTTTCTGTGCCGGAGCCACGAGCGTGTGCACGTGATGGCAGCTTCCCAAAGTTTTTGCAAGTAAATGTAAATACAGCTCTTTGAGAAGTTCGGAGTCATGCCCTAGCTAAGTGCAACTGACACTTAGTGAGCTCTGTGGACCATTACTCAATTCTTAATTTCtatattctacttttttttaattgtgtagcATGGCTGAGATTTCAGAATTGGTTTGTGTTCCTTGCTAGGATCTTCCTTCTGCCTTGTGGGAGAACTTGCTAAACAAAGGGCCCCGGTGGTGAGGACAAACCCCATGCCCTTCGGGCCCTGCACCCGTCACTctgggccgctgtgattaaaaaattccctttggccaaatttttttccccaagccCAGTCCCTCCAAGGCTTCCCAGGTTCAGAGCCGTGCTGAAGTGCTCTCGCATGGAAGAACGTTTGTTTTTACGTAATGCAAACAAtcttaataacatgcttgcgctgcatTTACTGGTAAATTGTCTATAGTTTCCCCAAAGTGAGATACTGGAGAGTAAAAGTGTGGCAGGGCTTGTAAAAGGCATCGTGCTTGTGTAGGGCTgcctgtggtgttgtatgtgtttggaagCTGCTTGTGAAATTGTACGTGAGCTGTTTGTGGTGTAGGGTTTGTGTAAAGGGGTATGTTTGTGGTGAACTTTGTGTGtctatgggctgtagtgtgtgtgtctagaggATGTAGCGTATGCATTTGTTTATGGGCTGTAATGTGTGTTGGgactgttgtgtatgtgtgtctagagGGTAATGTTTTGATGTCTAGAGGGTGTATCGTGCGTATATAGGGCGTggtgaacgtgtgtgtgtatgtttgtttataaGGACAGtagtatggtgtgtgtatgtgaatagggTCTGTACTGTGGGCGTTATAAAAGGGGCTTTAGTTATGAAGGaggaattaaataataataatgttttttttaaatgagtgtaacagtgtgtatgtgaagcccatttcattagggtgtgcaccaggAAATTATTCCCCCATGTTTTTTTCTAATGTTATATAATGTGACTATTTAGTCAAATGTTGAGCATTGAGCAAGTTCCTCTCTCCCCAAGGAGATAGTACCCTTTGGattatattttaaagtaatagaCCACTTTGCTTCACTAGTAGACAAACTGgtcactcattcactcacacacacacacacacacacacacacacactgaaagacagtgacacacacagtcatacctGAAGAtgcactcacagatatacacagacacacagtcacacaatcaTATACAACTGAAAcatgtacacacagatacacactctcagaAATAAAGATAAACAATCAGTCATGCAGACACAATACACACAAGACAAAATACATGTGGGAAGTAGTGGAATTTACATTTAGTACAAGATGGGAAGGGAGATTGTAGTCAGCCGCCCCTTAGCTCAATATAGCTAGTGGGGGtttaggtgctgtagtgtgtgtgggggagggctgtagtgaggggataGGTACTATAGCAGTGGGCTAGAGGCAGTAATTGGAggctaggggcagtagtggggagtTTGGGGCTGCAGTGGGGTATTAGGGACAGTAGGGTGTAAGTTGTCGGGTTAATAGATGTAGTAACAATGGGGTGTTAAGGGCTGTATGGGGGTAGCAGCTGAGGTGGAATTAGAAGATGTAGTGGGGGATAGAGGCAGTAGTGGGGTGTTTAGGAGCAATAATGGGGTGCTGGAGGCAGTAGTGCTGGTTTAGGAGCTGTAGGGAGGGGGGCTAGAGGCAGTAATGGAGGGCTAGAGTCTGTAGTGAGTAATTAGGGGCTTTAGTTAGCCAGTATGGGCTGTAGTCGGGGGAGGGGACTGGGGTTGGTCTAGTagtggggataggggcagtattggaGGTTAGGTGGTCTAGTGGGGTAGATTAGCAGCtttctgatccctggtggtccagtggcaaatACGCTCGTCAACACAGTTCATAGCCTCGCTGTGtgtgagcagggatatgacgtgttatCTCCCACCACTCTTCATAGCCTCCGGCATGAACACAGAGCCTGAGCTGGATGGAGGCGCTGCTGCTTGGCCACGGTACAGTAAAGGGGCGGAAGAAAGAGACAGCGGCATGCCGGATCTATTATTAGTCCTGAGTGCCCTGTTCTAGCCAGACAAAGGGCTAATTATAATAAATGGCACAATTTAGGCTAGGAGCTAAAATGACTCAGAGCCCCCCCACTGCTGACACCCCTGATGGAAGGTCTGGCAAGTGAGTTGTGGACCTACAACTTCAAGACATCACacatcccaacatttcaaatgtgcTAGGAGGGACACTAATTTTAgggatgtgagtgagtgtgtggccAGGGGTAGAGCTCTTCTGAGCAATTTCTGGTGATTAATAAttcatgcaactaaaatgtaattaagaCAAGAGCACTCTTATTTACCCAAAATtacattgtagtttaaagacacattgttgtaagctctgtaatacactcagacacaccaacaatatggagggacattaggatagaaaagagagacagagggatttgggcccaaaatagggactgtccttcctaaatagggacacttgggatacATGATTCAAGCTTCTGAAAATAGTGGGAGGTGTTTTGGGATGTCTATTAGACCAGTTCTACAGGAGTAAGGCAATAATTATATAGGGATAAATTGCATGTTCTATGTGTGTCGGACCATCCACACAAAGATCTGTGCGTTTGGTGTGTTTTCCTCTACCGCTCAGGCCTGTGCTTGCTAGGTTATAGGCATTTAGGCAGGCATCATTTAAATTGCAGCTCAGCAACATCTGTAAAGCGGTTTAGTAACCCTGAGAAAGACAGATTTTTCACCAGAGAATACGGGTTGGGTAAGTGTCATGGCAATAGACAAGGTCGTCTCATAATAATCTTCTTGTATGTGTGCTGCATGTCAATACACTTAACGGTTAGTGCTTAATCTTGGTTTGTGACATTTTTATCACTTTATCAATTACTTAAGGCTCAACGACTCAAAAAGCTCCACTGTACAGTCATCCTGTTGCATTGATTACGATTGGCAGAACCTTCCTTTATGtgtcatttaattaaattaattcctACAGATTATAATGGAAAGATTAGGCCCGTATTATGTCTTCTTTAAGTTCCTTTTATTGCATAGGGACATATAAAACAACAGGGTGCAATATACACAATAACATTCCACATATATAGTGAATAAGCTTGTAGAAGACATGCCAAAGAAGTCCTAACAATATATGTAATTGTCAAAGGTTATTGGAATTCTGTCAAAACAAGATCTAAATAAAAGGGCAAGTGATGTAGAACTGAAATTCATGCAGATATGAGAAGGGTAGGTGAAGGTCGCCTTTGAAAATCATGGTTGTGCTAATACAGGAGCTACAACTGTCCCAATTCCAGGATTTCAGTTAATCCGACCTACGTtcacattagacatgtgcaattagtttagttccgaatgtaaattcaaCCAAATTTCGACAATTCGGACATTAGgacacttccgaatgtccgaagtgccaaattaCCAAAccgccgaagtgctttggatttgtgaagagtggcaaaacaagagagggaggaaaAATTACGTAAATGATTACAgcaatctaaccctacccctagatGTGTAATTGGTTGTGTTGGTTAGggtgttaggggtagggtcaTAGTTATGGGTAGAGTTAGGGGTTatggttagggaattgccaaagtcctgaattgcggaAGTGCAGAAccgccgaattgccgaagtcctgaatttccgaGCCGAGCCAAACCGAAGTGCAGAGTTGCcgaaatttcagaagtgccgaaccgaactgaattttttgcccatgcacatccctagtttaCATCAGGATGACATGTTCCTTCTCTGGACAGCCATGCTCATTTTAGGCCATTACCAGTGACATTTGGCATCACCCCCCCTTGGTCCCAGAACTGCACAAATGGATGGTATTGTATAATATGGGGGAAGACCGTATGCGGAATCTGAATGTAACGAGTTTAAATCCTGGCAAAGGTCATTTCAATATCAGTTTAAGTGAAGGTTGAGCACCATAACCTGCAGGATTATTAAAGAAATACTTcaatgcccaaatacaaaataaaaatcagtattgtatttatcccataaatatatcccaaatgaaaacatttgaCTATGGAttttttcattaggggtatatgtaaaaacatcttgcaaaagctgcagatctctagtctgctgcctttgcaaaccctcctcttCCAACATGCCCAGACTatttgtgtctgtccaatcacagacttcccaatgcagttcaatgagaattctttgcaaggcaggtgctctgcctcttgagttcagtgcaactaagctaacagaaccaggaagtaacaggaccagttgtctgcttgaaaagccagaaGGGTGTAAccagtatcattttttttttaaagtgccgaTTTTTATTGATATCTGCCCCTTTTctgaaacgaaaaaaaaaaaataggacacactcttcacacttaAAGCttatcagcaagctaaagtgctttaggggtctggagtttccctttaagtaaggATGCATTACAGCAGGGGtcatcaacctggtccctaccgcccactagtaaGTGATTCAGGCTTTAttgtgggcggtggtgggttctacGGCAcaagccttgctgtaagccctctcgggctggtgagaatatcacagatctccctcactggcccactgcaacttagttccagcagagggaggaaaGGACATGGGAAACAGTGTGTTCTACCCGCAAGCGGGCAGTAGGTGTTAAAAGATTGACTACCCCTACATTACAGGGACATTTAGCATACCCATGGGATGGACAATCCCACCATCTTCATACCAATGAAAATATACCATTTATTAATTCAACATttttatgtgatgtgtctgtaCTCACTCGAGAAATTGGGTAGCCTGGTGGTGAGTACCCTTTTTTTCTGTGTTCGTAGAACAGAAGCGCAACTGCTGAAGATTACAACTCTAGGACAAGCATACAAGCTgtggtaataaaaaaattataaaaaggcaCAATATTAACGGCTAAAGAAGCAATGATCATCTCAAAAGAGATGCCAATTGTCAATATAGTGAACAACAGATAGTCTTAGAAATAGTATGACATACAAAAAAACTGTACAACTAACCACAAAGAGTATAACATCTTTGAAGAAGATTGTCAAAAGCCGAGCATGTGTCctttgtaaaaactgtaattaGTACAGGACTCATGCTAAGGACTCATGCTAAGTCCATTGAAAGCACAACAGATGATTGCTGGTAGGCAAATTGCAAGCATATCATATTCAAATATAGCAGCATACAATACCTTAGTAAAGAAAGCGGTAGGCATGTGTAGGTAGTCAGTGATACCTGTTGGGGTGGAATAGTGTTGTTTGACAATAGGTGAGCGTCTGCGGATAGTGGCTACTGTTCCAGGTGGATGACTCACCATATCTTCAAAAGTGGCAACAGTGGTGAGACTGCAGGATCAGCTGAATGGATGATTCGAGTATAAAGAAGATGAAGTGGATTTACAGTTACGTTTTTCTTCATGCGGGAAGCCTCAAATGCAGGTTGAACCACAGTCAGGTTAAGAAAAGATTTAGAGCCATGTTGGTTAAGAGCAATGGAAGTGGAAATGTGCTGGATCTCAGCTGCAGAAAATGAACTGAGCTGATGGTTCTTGAGCTTAATTGTTACAGGTTGGAACATATTGGCAGCAGGTATCCATGCCAATCCACTCACAACAAATAGTTGACGTCAACAGCTGTATTAACAGTGTACGTAAGCAAGGCAGTGGCCACAGAAGCAGAGTCAATGGATAGGGTAGTAGTCATCCCTGGTTGTAACCAGAGgataactaaaaaaaactaaatggtgGCCAGAGGTCAACAGTAAGGACCTTAAATCCACATGATATTGTGTCCAACAAAGTGTGGTAGGTATAAAATGTTGTCTGTGCTGGAACCGTCATGATTAAGGTTTGTAACTAACAGTGAGAGCAATGGTGCAGCCTAGATAGGTGTTGAGGACCAGTCGAATGGTGGAGTGACTGCTGCTAATTAGATGAAAAGTTGTTCCCAAAGCCCACAAATGGCCTGGGCTTCTCCATCTGCTTATTGCTAACTGAAGTAGGTCAGTTATTTGGCTCTGGTGCAAGATAATGTGGATGTTGGTGGACTGCTTGGTCTTGCCCAGAATGCTCCTAAATGTCATTGCACAACCCCTCCTACTGGAAGTTCACCACATtgtgtttatatgtaatatatattcagTGTATAGACCCACACAATACCAAAATagagtataaacatttttattatcagATTTTGCAGTATTATCTCTAGTCCATAAAGCTTCACTCACCCCCATTCATACTTTAGTTATGTTTTCCAGTCTGTAGAGGAACAATTTACTCTGCCAAAAGTCAGTAATTGCTGATCTAATGAATGTAAAGTTGCTGAAAATGTAAGCGCACCCCCTGCGTGATATTAATCCTACAGTCAGGAAGGGGGAGGAATGAATAGACTACACCATTTCACTGTCAGCACTACATTAGCATTCCTGAGATTCATAGTAATGCCTTCAGGGTTGGTGCAAATACCTATAAAGCTACATTCAATGCACGTAATATTTAGCTAAGCCAAATTGCATATTAGCATACGAAATATGCAAAGTGAGAGAAAAACTGAAGTTCCCCTCCCTTTTTTACATGTCGGCAATGAATGAGCCTTTTTCTTTTCATGACAAAATTCTAGAAATGCTTATAATGTGTTTCTGAGTTATACGACTGTGTGGTTTTTGTTTGAGAGGATTCAGGAGTTCTCTTTATTCAATTTGTTTGATTGCAACCACAATACAGAATGACTAAATGCAATTACAGACaaacatggaaaataaaaaagaaatcaatAAACTCATTAATCCCCAAATTGCACAGAATGTTGAGAGAGTCAAAATTTCCATCTGTAGATTTGTTGTTCAGCAAATAAGCTTCCTAAATTTATGAGATGCATGTGGGAAAAGTTAATTAATACACATAAACAAAGAGCAGCCATGATGGCCGTGCGTGATTTAGGTTTTGTACACATGGAAAGTTTATTTATATGTCGATTCAAAAATAAACCACTTTTTAGGCATAATTGGTTTTGGCTTTGAACAGAACTGGAAGTGTAAGCAGAActaatatacagaaaaaaaaatagataacaaaacTGCAGCGTATGGATAGTTAAGAAATCATGTTCACAACTATGAGAACTCTGATTAAGGAAATAATCATTGtaaaatcttaaaggaacactccaagcaccataaccattacatacagctgtgattaaagggacactataggcaccgaaTAAACTTAGGCGTTATAaagcagtttcggtgtatagaccatgaccctgcagactcactgctcaattatctgccatttagcagttataTCACATTTCTTACGATTTATGcaggcctagccacacctcactaGGCTCTGACACCCACAcgacaaaataaatatttcattttcaatcagatgtttttattttaactactgctctgtaaattaaactttgagaaattctaaattaaacagaatgtgcaataaaggcagtgtaaacattagacctctctttacaggaagtagctgtgtaagtcacatgcagggaggtgtggctaggggtgtatataaaaaaataaataaaaaaaaaagtgacaaacttgtgaatggcagataattgagcagtgagactgaaggggcatgatctatagagttcaacactgcttcattaagctgaattggTGCCTAGAGTACCCTTGCACTCTCCCATATCAAGTCGTTAAACAGTTTGAGAATAGCATGACCACTTAACTTGGGTCTGCTGGGTGCTACCTCCCCTGGAGCCAGTTTATTCTCCTGCAAGGAGCTTTCATTAGCTTTAGTGAACTTAACACTGCTATGCAGGGCAGGTTCGTTGGCTAGAgcattttaaacagtttgactactttctGTGGGAGGATGCCTGGGCAGACTGTAGTGGTTAAGATGCTTGCAGTATTCCATTAAATTTTTTGGAATTCGCTAATTACGAATGCATTCAATCAGGTTAAATAGTGGACAACCCTCAACAATAAATTATGAACCTTTAGGAGACTTCTTAATGAGGTAATCTAAAAGGAAAGCCAATCTGAATTAAATTCAGTCCACGGGCTGGATAAGTATAATGAGAGTTGTAATTTTCTAACAGCCGAAGGGCTATCTGTTGAGATGCAAGCATCTCCActaacccacaaaaaaaaaaaaaaagattgtccttaaccccttaaggaccaaacttctggaacaaaagggaatcatgacgtgtcagacatgtcatgtgtccttaaggggttaaagataaattcccTTGCTGGACTATTTCGTTGGCCACACTGGACACTTCCAAAGATCACATCTCTTAACCAACCagaatttaattttaaacaaagACAAGAAAAGAAAGTGGAAAAATTCAGTAGTTTGCTCacatgcaaatggcatcgctgtacAGCAGTGAGTagcctgttttttcttttaacaccACCACATCATTTGCAACAACGTAGAAAGGGAGATTACCTGAATTTATGCACTCTCGAGATTACATCTCCAAATCTGACCTAATCTTCTGAATGTGATAAAGGGTGAGAATCCCTAATCAGACTAGAAATCTTTAGATCTTCCCAATACCTTACACCACGTTCCTTGACTTATCTTATGGCCATTAAATGTTTAGTGCCATTATTGTAAATTTGGAAATTAAATAATCCGACACGGATTGCCGCAAGAAAAACAGAAGGTGAGAAACTGCTGTCTCTCGGACTCTTCCCCCagttgttgctgaactacaaatcccatgattaaCTGTTGCGTTCAAAGAATTTTGGATGTTGCAGGCCATCAATATCTGGTGGTGGGGGCAAGTTTGAGATCCCTGACttagagagaacttgctggaaCAGGCAACTCCACAGCCAGATGTAAATTCAAGGAGAAAACAACGTCCTGTTGCATTAGCGTTCGCAATATCAGTCCCATCACAGCCTTCTTCATATAGAACCTTCTACGTTCTCTGATAAAGTGCATTGCATAAAGGGAGCTTGAAGCTGGACATCCGTTCTCAAGAACTCTGTTGATGAAAACCTCAGTCCGTCAGAGTGATCACATCATATTCTATCTCATGCTGTAAGGCAGTTTCTCTTTCTGTCGTGTACATTGTCTGAGCCATTGCTGCATCCGCTACAGCTAGCAAAAGAGAAACAGGTTAGGTCTGTTATACATGGTAGCCAATCAAATTATGAATACACATTTAGCCAGGATTCTCACCTGTAACTGCAGAGTGTGCAGCAGCTTCAAGCTGCTCCTGTGTTAAGAGCTGGTGCGTGGGTGACATGGGAACAAAGTGAATCTGTGGATAAAAGAATTCAATGCTTAGACGGTTTGATCAAGTCTTACATAACTGGCAGGGGTAGGCTGGCAAAGAGACACTTGCTAGCGTGAGCTGATCGATTGtgatggtctttttttttttttttgtcagtcctgtcacagtgcatacaagaGTAATAAGATACCTGTGGGTCCTGGAGAAACTGCGTTCCTGGCTCATACTGAATGTGGGTAATTTGTCCATCCTGAACCTGTGGAAGAGAAATAAACACCAAGACATAAatcaatattaaaaattaaataaataggtattgcatatatattaaacaaaatgcCTCCCCAAAATATAAGAAATTTTATAACAAAGTATAGAATATACATTAATACccttaaaatgataaaaaatgaaGGGAATCACTGTGCAgaataaattaatgttttaaaatctataagagtgtatggtgaatgcactgTGCTCAGGATATGAGTGATTTTAAACGGATGAGATGCCATTTACTGGAAGCATGATGGTAGATTTTTTTTGTAGATTCCTATGAACTGCAAAAATCCTGTATAAAGCATTCTATTTTATTTAGAATACTGCCGTATTTGACATTTCAATGAGCCACCTAATCAAAAGGTTTCCAGGACTCTGATTGTACTAACCTTTCTCTATGAGCAGATTATCTGAGTGAGACCAAAGATCATGCAATCCAAGAGAActacaaaattaattaattaatacaaatatCTCTTGGTCGATGAAGGAACAATGTCACTTAGGTTAAAACACTATTATTCCTCAGAATTTTAAGCAAACAGTAAGTTTTGCATCACGTAGAAAGTCAAAGTGTCCTTAGATAGTCCTGTTATTTTGAGCCGATTTACCAAGACAATGTTGTCACCGGCTAACTTAAttatgatagatatatatatatatatacacacacacacacacatacatacatatatctatacatatacacacacacacacaatattattAGTGAAATCTCAACCAATATGGGACCTCTATGTGTGACATGCAAATAAAAACAATCAGGGTGCTTAAAGGAGAAAACCTGTTCCCTCACCAGGTATTAACAAGCTTATGATACAATAATACCCTAGGCACACCAAGGATAGGAGTACAACAATGTATATTATTTctttgaatatatatttaatggAAAAAGTGCAATAGTACAGCACAAATGTACACATAGGCTCTAGGTCAGTATATCTGGTTTATATTTTATGGGTTGTTAGTTCAAGCACTCTATATTCAGAGCAGTTTACTTACCATGCATGCAAGTTGGTATATTTAATGGCATTATTTGTACCTTTGCTCTG
Above is a genomic segment from Pelobates fuscus isolate aPelFus1 chromosome 6, aPelFus1.pri, whole genome shotgun sequence containing:
- the LOC134565831 gene encoding E3 ubiquitin-protein ligase RNF182-like, translating into MSSCDVESLEPLLGALELECKICYNGFDTRQHRPKMLGCDHRMCARCLKKMAYTWGSGPPTTLSCPFCRQETALPEDLQLLPDDSCLLSKLSCHEWTRRRGCSVAPEVLLSPGDLCGGPSSSECLVITIMEVAEEPPGPGEDMPVLDILSVKISSSLAWLPSSCVPHHCCPCRPVPRVLLGFLCLVYFSSLPLGVYLLMIQQLPLGIVLVSLVPCTLVLCLLCQCLCHELAASLSD